TTGGCTGGCCTTGCAGAACCACCAGCCAGCAGTAACTATGTTCCACCCCATtatgattatttttaaataagtGTTTACGAAGCTTTAAGCAGttagacaaattgggaatataattAACTATTAAACCTCTAGTGGTCTTCCCCACACCCTCAACATCACAACCCTACCTCTTCTATATTAGTTCTGGAATATATTGTTGCATAGTCAAATAAGTCAAATAAATATTACTTTTCAAACACAAACTAGTCCTGAAATCTAAGGCCTCCCAtcccatcacctattccttctctccagagatgctgcctgatccgctaagttactccagcattttgtgtctatctttggtgtacactagcagctgcagttccttcctacatattttctctgcattctttccagctcaacaatATTCTCTTCACAATTGATGCCTGGTCTCacatttctgtttttatctcaaTACGGGGAGCTTTAATAATGCGCTTTGTGATGCATTACATTCAACAATGAGTAATGTGCCAAACCCAATTAGTCAAATTTGAGTCTGCGCTTCATTCAACTTGTTCATTATACTCGGGGTAAATACAACGCAACCACATTTGAGCAAGCAGGGACTCGGCACAAGCATTTCTCAGTGGTTTGTGGATATCTAAGCATAGTGGTGAATTTAACTGTACGTTGAACATACTGCATTTAAGAATGAAGTGGCAGGGTTTCGGGTAGGGCTTTCACATCAAACATCTGGATGACCAGTGGAAAGCTTGAGGAATGGTATTACTTTCACCAGGGATCAGACACCTTTTACTTGTAACCATTAACACTGCTTGAAAGCTTGGATAAAAAAACGAaacacagacacaaggaactgcaggagttGGTTtacggaaaaaaaaaaagatacaaggaactacagatgctggttttcaaaaagaagaaggttcctgacccaaaatgtcaccgatccatgttgagtctgaagaaggggacccgacccgaaaacgTATCTGTCCATgtactccatagatgctgcctgaaacgttgacaatagacaatagacaatagacgcaggaggaggccattcggcccttcgagccagcatcgccattcaatgtgatcatggctgatcattctcaatcagtaccccgctcctgccttctccccataccctctgactccgctatccttaagagctctatccagctctctcttgaattcattcagagaattggcctccactgccttctgaggcagagaattccacagattcacaactctctgactgaaaacgtttttcctcatcagcACTTTTActgcagcacttggtgtcttttattttccAAAAGCGAAACACTTGCTGGAGTGTCTTGAAAAGTTAAGAGCCTACAGGTAGAATCACAGCTAACATTTCAAAGTCACACACATTAAATTAGGCGTTGCAGAATGTTAACAAGCATTATATGACTATGAATTATCTCTGAATCAAGCAAGCAGCATTATAAATTGTGGCTTGAGACCCATTTCCCTTGGCAATGCTGATGATTATTTTACTGCAAAGTCCACAAGAAGCCCATTATAGCATTATGCCACCTTTATCGCCATTTATTAAATTAATATGGCCTACATTAACACGCTATTTCTGAGATTCTCTTTTGCTGGAAACCACAACATTATTAGCAAAGATGTGTAAATGTGAGTTATTTACATAATTTCACAGTTCTCTCACAGATATTGTCTCAGTTATAGTTAAGCTTTACTATCATtcctagtttagcttagtttagagatacagcacggaaacaggcccttcggcccaccgagtctgcaccaaccagcgatccccactcactaacattatccaacacacacactagggacaatttacatttataccaagccaattaacctacaaatctgtacgtcttgggtgtgtgggaagaacccgaagatcttggagaacacccacgcaggtcacggggaaaacgtacaaactccgtatggacaggcacccatagtcaggatcgaacccgggtctctggcactgtcaggagggaactgcagatgctggtttacaccgaaggtagacgcaaaatgctggagtaactcaacgggtcaggcagcatctctggagaaatggaatgggtgatgtttcgagttgagacccttcctcagacttcattggaagaaggatctcgacccaaaacatcacacattccttttctctacagatgctgcctgacccgctgagttactctagctttttgttgcAATCCAAAATGCTGGGTGGGGGTTCTCCGTGATTTATGTTTCCTTTTACATTGTTACTTCGCACACACACAGGGTGCTTTATGCTCACTGGTGTCAATTCTGAAGTAGATCAATAAAAATGACAGCACTGAAAAATCTCTAAGGACTCGCTGAATCTATGGCAGCACTTTGTGGAGCTACTTCTCTGCTCTTTTCCCATAGCCCATCAAAATAATGTTCTTGGAAATATATATGCACATTGCTCCTTGAAATTTACGATTGATTCTAGTCTCGACATCTTTTCAATCAATAGATTGTGGTTCACAAAATGTTGCTGCTTTAAAACAAACTTTACCATATCTCTCTTTCAATTCTTTCGCTGATTAACATAAATGATCTAAAAGCTAACCGGTCAGTTCGAGATACTCAATGATCAAGATGATTATGCTCATCACTGAATGCACTGTGTTATTCCATAAGACCAGCCTATTTCTAATTCCAAGTATCAAGCCTATCTACGTGGACTATGTCGGGAAACTAACTCTTTCAATGTAGGTCCTTCTGAGTAAACCTTCATGCATTTTTTGAAGGCTTTAATCTTCCATGGGTTGGCATTACAGTACGTCAAGCACCTACATATTTTAATGGTGTTCGTTATTGCGCATTGTCCGTTATATCCGAGTGAAGAGGAGGAGGGACGGGAGAGTTTATCCCAAAGCCGGGAGGGGAAGAAACACGGTGTTGGGGGGGTTAAACAAGTGAAAATTCACAGGTTGTGGAGCCACAAAGCCCCCAGCCCCATATACGACAGACATGAGTGCCGGGGATGGGCCAGGTACTCATGCCTCCCTCGTGCTGCTCGCTCTCCCCACACCCACAACCATGTGGTATCAGCTCattgggtttagtttaatttagagatacagcgcagaaacaggcccttcggcccaccgagtccacgccgatcagcgaaaGCCcaaacaccaacactatcctacacacactagcgacaattttacaattttacctaagccaattaacctataaccctgtatgtctttagagtgtgggaggaaaccagagcaccaggagaaaacacacggggtcacggggagaacgtacacactccgtacagactgcacccatagtcaggatcgaacacggtctctggcgctgtaaggctgcaactctaccactgcaccactgagccAGGTAACAGGTTGGGGGAGGCAGTGCAGCAGAGCATCGGTCCACTATAACAGATATCTGTTATATAGAGGTCCGTTATTACAAGAGGTTACTGTAGCTCACCTCGGAATTGAGTTTCTTCATCCGAGGTTTCATGTGGACATTTCTATTTCAACATTTAATCAGACTTAATCCAATTTTTCTTTCACAGGAATTGTGCAAATATGAATTGCACGAGAGAAGTGCCTGAAAGTGTCAAAACATTTAAGGTCGTGCTCTTCAGTCTGGTTTTTATCGTCGGAATAACATTCAATGCTCTGGCCTTGCGAACATTCTGCTGGAAATTAAGAAAATGGACTGAAACCACGATTTACATGACAAGCCTTGCAGTATCAGACCTAATGGTGCTTGTCACCTTGCCTTTCAAAATTTACAACAATTACAGCAGTCTGTCAAAAATGGTTCTCTGTAAGCTTGTTAATATGTTGAGCAATATTAATATGTCTATTAGCATAATTATCATTACTTACATAAGCGTAGATAGATACATTGCTATAAATCATCCTTTTAAGGCTAAGGTATTGAGGTCGCCAATGAAAGCAGCCTTGGCATCTGCGGGTGCCTGGATTGGTGCAAGTTTGGTGATGTTGCCTTTAGTATTTATATCATTCGAAAATGATGAAAACCCCAACACACCTTGCTTCTTTCTAGATGGGAGTCGTCGGATTCcttatttaatttttgttttagtAATATTTATTATTGTCCCACTGATCACCGTGACCTATTGCTCAGTTCAAATTGTTCAAACGCTTCGAAAAAGACCCTTGTCCAATGCCCTAGCCTTGAACACAAAAAGAACAATACAGCTTATTAGTGCAAATGCCATCATCTTTGTTGCTTGCTTTATGCCTTACAACATAGCATTCATTGTTGAGAATGCAGCGATGTATATGAATGCTGActgcacagtgcagaaacagttaTCTCTATTCTCAAACGTTGCATATTCTATAACCAATATCAACTGCTGTCTTGAtgcattttgcttttattttgtcACTGCTGATACAGATGAGCATGGCCAGAATCAAACTCAGCAAACAAAAAATAATGGCCAAAATCAAGCTACTGTCCAGATTGACAGAAGTTCTGATTATTGATGAAATATCAACTTCAACGCTGAATTCCCGTCGCATGTAATTCAGCATAACATAACATATGAAAAAAAATCCAATATGATATCTGTACGCTCTGATTTGGCATTTGCtttaaattatatacttttgaaaATGTCGGTAGAAATTTAACAATGTTGTCATTCTCGTACATTTAAATACAGTTTGATAATTAATTACTTTCTGATAAATTTTAATCTCTTTTTCAGTGTGTTAAATTTGTAAAAGTTTAGTACGGTGTCaggtaagagaatggggttgagagggaaacatagaagcatagaaaataggtgcaggagtaggccattcggcccttcgagcctgcaccgccattcaatatgatcatggctgatcatccaactcagtatcctgtacctgccttctctccataccccctgatccctttagccacaagggccacatctaactccctcttaaatatagccaatgaactggcctcaactaccttctgtggcagagaattccacaaattcaccactctctgtgtgaaaaaaaactttctcatctcagtcctaaaagacttcccccttatccttaaactgtgaccccttgttctggacttccccaacatcgggaacaatcttcctgcatctagcctgtccaaccccttttgtaagtttctataagatcccccctcaatcttctaaattccagtgagtacaagccgagtctatccagtctttcttcatatgaaagtcctgccatcccaggaatcaatctggtgaaccttctctgtactccctctatggcaagaatgtctttcctcagattaggagaccaaaactgtacgcaatactccaggtgtggtctcaccaatgccctgaacaactgcagcagaacctccctgctcctatactcaaatcccctcgctatgaataccaacataccattcgctttcttcactgcctgctgcacctgcatgccaactttcaatgactggtgtaccacgacacccaggtctcgttgcatctccccttttcctaatcggccaccattcagataatagtctgctttcctgttcttgccaccaaagtggataacctcacatttatccacattatactgcatctgccatgcatttgcccactcacctaacctatccaagtcacgttgcagcctcctagcatcctcctcacagctaacactgtcccccagcttcgtgtcacctgcaaacttggagatgttgcattcaattccctcgtccaaatcattaatatatattgtaaatagctgaggtcccagcactgagccttgcggtaccccactagtcactgcctgccattctgaaaaggacccgtttattcctactctttgcttcctgtctgccagccagttctctatccacatcaatactgcacccacaataccgtgtgctttaagtttgcatactaatctcttatgtgggaccttgtcgaaagccttctggaagtccagatataacacatccactggttctcccttatccactctactagttacatcctcgaaaaattctataagattcgtcagacatgatttacctttcataaatccatgctgactttgtccaatgatttcaccactttccaaatgtgctgctatcccatctttaataactgactctagcattttccccactaccgatattagactaactggtctgtaattccccgttttctctctccctccctttttgaaaagtgcggttacattagctaccctccaatcctcaggaactactccagaatctaaagagttttgaaaaattatcaccaatgcatccactatttctggggctacctccttaagcactctgggatgcagcctatctggccctggggatttatcggcctttaatccattcaatttacctaacaccacttcccgactaacctggatttcactcagttcctccatcccatttgacccccggtcccctgctatttccggcagattatttatgtcttccttagtgaagacagaaccaaagtagttattcaattggtctgccatgtccttgttccccatgatcaatgcACCTGTTTCTgattgcaagggacctacatttgttttaactaatctttttttcttcacatatctaaaaaagcttttgcagtcagtttttatgttccaatagacaatagacaataggtgcaggaggaggccattcggccctttgagccagcaccaccattcaatgtgatcatggcagatcattctcaatcagtaccccgttcctgccttctccccataccccctgactccgctatccttaagagctctatctagctctctcttgaacgcattcagagaattggcctccactgccttctgaggcagagaattccacagattcacaactctctgactgaatttttttttcctcatctcagttctaaatggcctaccccttattcttaaactgtggccccttgttctggactccccaacattaggaacatgtttcctgcctctagcgtgtccaacccagcggtagagttgctgctttacagcgaatgcagcgccggagactcaggttcgatcctgactacgggtgctgcactgtatggagtttgtacgttctccccgtgacctgcgtgggttttctccgagatcttcggtttcctcccacactccaaagacgtacaggtacaggtatgtaggttaattggctgggtaaatgttaaaattgtccctaaaattgTAACTAGtgggtgtacggggatcactgggcggcacggacttggagggccgaaaaggcctgtttccggctgtatatatatgatatgatatgatatgataagatctcctctcatccttctaaattccagtgtatacaagcctagtcgctccagtctttcaacatatgatagtcccgccattccgggaattaacctagtaaacctacgctgcacgccctcaatagcaagaatatccttcctcaaatttggagaccaaaactgcacacagtactccaggtgcggtctcactagggccctgtacaactgcagaaggacctcttagctcctatactcaactcctcttgttatgaaggccaacattccattggctttcttcactgcctgctgtacctgcatgcttcctttcagtgactgatgcattaggacacccagatctcgttgtacgtcccctgttcctaacatgacaccattcagataataccctgccttcctattcttaccaccaaagtggataacctcacacttatccacataagTGGATAagtccctgccagttttctttcataatctattttccctttcctaattgagccctttgtcctcctctgctggactctgaatttccagtcctctggtaggctgctttttcttgctaatttgtatgcttcatcttttgttttgatactatccctaatttcccttgttagccatggatgcactaccatccctgatttattctttcaccaaactgggatgaacaattgttgtagtttggtga
The genomic region above belongs to Rhinoraja longicauda isolate Sanriku21f chromosome 13, sRhiLon1.1, whole genome shotgun sequence and contains:
- the LOC144599078 gene encoding G-protein coupled receptor 35-like, with the translated sequence MNCTREVPESVKTFKVVLFSLVFIVGITFNALALRTFCWKLRKWTETTIYMTSLAVSDLMVLVTLPFKIYNNYSSLSKMVLCKLVNMLSNINMSISIIIITYISVDRYIAINHPFKAKVLRSPMKAALASAGAWIGASLVMLPLVFISFENDENPNTPCFFLDGSRRIPYLIFVLVIFIIVPLITVTYCSVQIVQTLRKRPLSNALALNTKRTIQLISANAIIFVACFMPYNIAFIVENAAMYMNADCTVQKQLSLFSNVAYSITNINCCLDAFCFYFVTADTDEHGQNQTQQTKNNGQNQATVQIDRSSDY